Proteins encoded in a region of the Mesoflavibacter profundi genome:
- a CDS encoding HU family DNA-binding protein — protein MNKTDLIDAMAEHAGITKAAAKKALECALIEIEGALQKGNRVSLVGFGSWSVTRRAAREGRNPQTGKTIKIKAKNVVKFKAGSDLANAVN, from the coding sequence ATGAACAAAACAGATTTAATCGACGCTATGGCGGAACACGCAGGTATTACTAAAGCAGCAGCTAAAAAAGCTTTAGAGTGTGCATTAATCGAAATTGAAGGAGCTTTACAAAAAGGAAATAGAGTTTCTTTAGTTGGTTTTGGATCTTGGTCAGTTACTAGAAGAGCTGCAAGAGAAGGAAGAAACCCTCAAACTGGTAAGACTATCAAAATCAAAGCTAAAAACGTTGTAAAGTTTAAAGCAGGTTCTGATTTAGCAAATGCTGTAAACTAG